A single region of the Fusarium fujikuroi IMI 58289 draft genome, chromosome FFUJ_chr05 genome encodes:
- a CDS encoding related to tol protein, protein MILAAGVEGAELGIRRLPLGRFPSTTEFQTTTTTVQSWIRECLDTHDGCQSQINDQSASFICPKRLLDLSNGALVLRENLGQKLRYACLSHCWGKINIVKTTTLTLGTFKTEVPLDQLSKTFRDAVGICRSLGILYLWIDSLCIIQDSPEDWREQAAQMADVYQHSFLTVAATKSHDGSQGCFSETSPRYVAKLVPGYKDIYVRERPPIFPDHWTQLENNHSYPLLNRAWIYQEMRLSPRVLHFCNEEVIWVCQASQRSESGCNDLDYNDGDSFKPTLFGCVNNNIRDKDQLTWHRTVLEYSRLNLTYESDKTIALAGVAQRMQRTRLDDRYLAGIWEKHLPLDLLWMVWPTPTIGKPRLARYPSWSWASVSSQVMWDGIWSPLQSVVVQEVRYMPNGPSQMGDCSTSSITLQAPLIDVKSLLSTEVTPMRVWNGNISYTVTPLEDIHREELCVNNYKPDSPSDGPAPTRWPPLCGGFVIPLGVNLENNFAFCGIHVIKKPGHDGYERAGHVGISHDALLTSNYAKFLHRLKKDHTLPIPSTEVLESTSRGYVYRLKELLEGLQLSEIVLV, encoded by the coding sequence ATGATTCTTGCTGCAGGTGTTGAAGGTGCCGAGCTAGGCATCAGACGGTTGCCTCTAGGTCGTTTCCCCAGCACTACAGAATTCCAGACGACGACCACCACAGTCCAGTCATGGATAAGGGAGTGCCTGGATACACACGATGGATGTCAGTCACAGATCAATGATCAGTCTGCCTCGTTCATCTGCCCAAAGAGATTACTAGACCTGAGTAATGGAGCCCTGGTTCTGCGAGAGAATCTCGGGCAGAAACTACGCTACGCGTGCCTGAGTCACTGCTGGGGCAAGATCAACATTGTTAAAACGACAACACTCACACTTGGCACGTTCAAAACAGAAGTGCCTTTGGATCAACTGTCGAAAACGTTCCGCGATGCTGTTGGCATATGCCGAAGTCTCGGAATTCTCTATCTTTGGATCGACTCGCTTTGTATAATTCAGGACAGTCCAGAAGACTGGAGAGAACAAGCAGCTCAAATGGCAGATGTTTATCAGCACTCGTTCCTTACTGTTGCAGCTACAAAGTCCCATGATGGGTCCCAGGGTTGCTTTTCGGAGACTAGCCCTCGATACGTGGCCAAGCTAGTTCCTGgctataaagatatctacgTCCGCGAGCGGCCTCCAATATTTCCAGATCACTGGACGCAGTTGGAAAATAATCACAGCTATCCGCTACTCAACCGTGCATGGATCTACCAAGAGATGAGGCTCTCACCGCGCGTCTTGCACTTCTGCAACGAGGAGGTTATCTGGGTTTGCCAAGCCTCACAACGAAGCGAAAGCGGTTGCAACGACCTCGATTATAATGACGGCGATAGCTTTAAGCCCACGCTATTTGGCTGTGTCAACAACAATATTCGTGATAAGGACCAGCTTACATGGCACCGGACAGTTCTAGAGTATTCCAGACTGAATCTCACCTATGAATCAGATAAGACGATTGCACTAGCTGGAGTTGCTCAACGTATGCAACGCACACGGCTGGATGATAGATATCTAGCTGGGATATGGGAAAAGCATCTCCCGCTCGATCTCCTATGGATGGTCTGGCCCACGCCGACGATCGGAAAACCGAGACTTGCCAGGTACCCTTCGTGGTCATGGGCTTCTGTCTCATCACAGGTAATGTGGGACGGGATTTGGAGTCCACTCCAGTCTGTGGTTGTTCAGGAAGTCCGATATATGCCTAACGGCCCGAGCCAGATGGGAGACTGCTCAACGTCTTCAATTACCTTACAAGCTCCCCTGATAGATGTCAAGTCCTTACTGTCAACCGAGGTCACACCTATGAGGGTATGGAATGGCAACATTAGCTACACAGTCACACCATTGGAAGATATCCACCGCGAAGAGCTTTGTGTTAACAACTACAAGCCCGATAGCCCTTCAGATGGACCAGCACCTACAAGATGGCCCCCTCTCTGTGGCGGGTTCGTCATCCCACTGGGTGTCAATCTCGAAAACAACTTTGCTTTCTGTGGCATCCATGTTATCAAAAAGCCGGGACATGACGGCTATGAGCGAGCTGGCCATGTTGGGATTAGTCATGATGCTTTGTTAACAAGCAATTACGCCAAATTCTTGCACCGCCTAAAGAAAGACCATACTTTGCCAATACCAAGCACGGAGGTTCTGGAGAGCACCTCCAGAGGTTACGTTTATCGTCTGAAAGAGCTGCTAGAAGGATTGCAATTATCAGAAATCGTCTTAGTATAG